ggCCATATTAGTCCAACAACCGTAAATTGTtcaatttggatggaaaagACTCACGTGTTTAGCACGTGGCCATTAAGTAAAAATAATTTCGCAATCCAAATCAACTGCCACGTGCTATACGCATGAGTCTTCTCCCTCCAAATTAAACAATTTACTGTTTTTGAACTAAATCTGGTTAGAAATTATATGACCTTGTTTGGCAAgcaagttttttgccaagtttgtctgtTATAagtttttttaacaactttaactacagtaatctcaaaaacttctcaaaaattttaaactatatatttcaaaatatccaaaaatttacacatttcaaaaattttttctacaacttttacagtaactacaataaagttttagacaaatataaaaaaaactcacttgccaaacagGGCTATTAATTCATGTACTAAATGTGTTGCACAAAAAAGTTTGGAGATGAAATGTGTCCCTAATTCAAAGTGAATTTTTCCCTAGGAAAAACTATAGAAGGCGGGCTTACCTTAGATGGAAATAAAAAAGATTGCGCTTATATAATTTGCAAATGAAGAAGCAATCATCTACTGAATCTCTAAACACCCCTTTGCCAACTCCAAAATCTAAAGACGGCCAATTTGATTAAAACATAATTAGAGTTTAAAAAACCACAAAAGTTTCCATGTTTCACAGCCTCCACattctgaaaaagaaaagacaatggccccgtttggcaagtgagttttttaggtatttgtctaaaactttattgtAGCTTACtatagaaattaaaaaaaaaattttgaagtatgttttttttaatattttgaaatgtatagtttaaaaattttgaaaagttttttgaagttactgtagctaaagtttttaaacttatagcagacaaacttgacaaaaaatttATCTGTCAAACAAGGCCAATAATTTTAGCATACGAATTAGaagcaaacaataatcaacaactctaaatttaataaaatttctACTAAATTTTATCTATGATATGCACTTCAATTGCTTataaaataaagcaaaacatTTCAAACAGCAAGAAGAAGTATCAGAATTCTTCACAATACTATTTAGCAATTTTTATTGAATGTATAAATTAAAAgtatacttatatttgatatctaatttctttccattttagTAATATTTTTACAATACGCAAACATGACACTCATCCTTGAAATTTCTTACCCTTAAAACACTTTAAGGTAGGCATTGACTATGCGTAAACGGGGTAGATTGAGCAAGAGGTTGATTGAAGGGCATAATGGtcattttatacttgaaattttgACACCTGGAGCGTGGAGGAGATGAACTTGCAGTGGATTGAAGGGTGTAATGATCACTTTATACACTTACACGATATAAAATTctatatactccctccgtcccaataTTAGAGACGTTTATAGGGAATGCAACTTTTTATGTACAGTGGTATCATTATTGACAGTCAAGCCTTTGTTCCAAATTTACCCCGTCGCAAGTACAATGTTCAGCTGCACTTTGTGTTTTTCATGGAGTAATGATTTCGTGGGTCCCATCTTAACCAAAAGCATCCCTTTGTATGTTAGAGACACGCGCTATTATTGGCCTTATAAAGTGAGAGTTAGTCTAACGTACTCCTCTTGCTTCTCCAAATGGATAATAAATAGCAGGTCCCACcaaatttatttggattttctaGCACATGCACTATGAGGGCAAGGACGGAACGTTAGAAGGAAAATAGTGTAACGTGACTCTAATTTTGGGACAAtgaaaaaggtgaaatatgACATTaacaatgggacggagggagtatatatatatatatatatatatatatatatattaacttATAGAAAAAACTTTTTTCTTATAAAAGTTCATCTAAAAAATGCCTATTGGACACTTGTaaaattgaaattcaattactatttctttttaacaaaatttatattatatataaagcCTGAGAAAGGAGTTTGGTGTTAACATCGGGGTTAACATTTATTGTCGTTTTATGAATTTACTCTtataaaaactatttttattttaactatCTATAACTACTGATCTAATTTTACTTTCaactatttaaatatatatttcaaCATAACTACCCCTAAATATTATAACTAGcaatataaaattattttttggaaaatatttaaaagattaaagtttggtttagtaataaaaattttatttaaaatatatgatcataaatattatgtattttttgattGCACACACACTGGGTGTGCATTGAGTACTGGTAAATctaaatactccctccgtcccactttgatagtcatattttctttttcgtctgtcccaaattgtagctcattttccaattgaagaatgtagttgtattttaatttttctaaaatacccttattcaatgtaagttgttgttattATAAACCTATCCCATTTAATGAgtcttgattctttttttaccatcaattcaagttcccataaagttgtactctaattaatgtgagggtattttagaaaaatagctatctaaattgattgttccaacaaaattaactactttttcttaaattgtgtgaaaaaaaTCAGAACTATTAAAGTTGGACGGAGGGAGTACAAAAAAATGTCtagatttatttgttaatttttcaCTACTTTCTAATTTCCACCccaattttcaaaatttccgcGGTACAAATTTCTATATAGACGTTTACTGTTTCTCTTGAACAACCAAAACATCTCTCAAAACTTTAAAACCAAATCAAAACCGACAAAGTCCGCATCTACCCTCTTCGCCGCACTTTCTGTCTCACATACTCACGCACGGTAACGAGTACTATGTTCTACGCCCAATGCCTACAAATCCGACCCGAATCTCTACCAATTCTCCATCATGATCTCGTCATCGCCATCATCTTCGCCACTCTCCTCCGCCTATATATTTCCTCGCCGTCGATTGTCTTCTCcctcttttcttcctctctcgTCTCCGCCGCCAAAACCGCCGCTGCCCTCAAATTCCGGCGAGATGAAGCCggatgttgcatctaattccgCCGTGTATCTCCGGCGAGTATTTACTGCGATTGTTTTCCTAAGCGCTGTGGTTTTGTCCTGCTTTGTTCTCTATAGAGCTACTGATTCTGTTGGGTTGAAAATGCCGATGGTTTATTACTACTACTATGCCTCCGGGAACCCTGACTTACTCTCTGACGATGTTTCCTCTGATAATTCTCGTCTGCCGGTGAGTGCGTGCCTGTCCATTGTATTGATTTCCATATATAGTTGAATAGAAGAAGGGAATATCAGTTGGTTTGTTAGTTGTTGGCCTTTCTTTTACTGTGTTTTCGGACTCCATAAAGggtttggctttttttttttgggccttTGAACCTTGGCGTCATGTTTAGTTATGCTGAGAAATTTGATTAGTTGAAGAACCATGAACAGTGATTCTGCAGAATCCATGCCTACTGGCCTGCCCCCTAAAAATTTTGATCTCCGAGAAATATTTACAGCATATGGAGCAAATGATCGCtgagttatttgaaatatcCTGTTTTGGTTACTTAACTTATTGTTTAATCAAAATGTTCTTTCAACGAATAAAGATGATGTTCAGATTCTTTATTATATGAGTGACTAAGTTATCAGTTGACTAACCATTTTGGCTGAAAAGAAGAAGGTTTACTGATCCAATGAGGGCATTATAAGCACAATTTATAACAcgataaaaaagaagaagatttaTATAAGCACGATTGCTTCTGACAATTTTCTCAGAGGatgatggaaaatggaaataaatggaataatattttacttgtcAATACTGAGATAGGAAAATGATAGTGGTTGCAGTTGCTTTTTTGGTTATTACTGCAAAATTTTCTTGTAAAGTCCTTCTGTATGTACTTGTACATCATCCTTCTACATTCTGTAGTTCTAGTTTTACCTTTGTGGTTAAGCTGGCTCGTGTTGTATCTCATTATAGTTTAGTCAAGGCAGCTCTAGATTGGTGCCAGAGTTTTCACATAATGCGGTATTGGGCTTTTTCTTCTGGAAATTCATGAGTTCATTGGAAAAAAATATAGTTTGATACGCATGAAGGGAAAATTTTTCTTGGTTTAATATCTTTGCAGAACTCCATGCTTTGACTCATTGTTATTTGCTGTCCATGGTAGACAATAAAATGCTCGTGCTCTGTTGACCTCTGTGGTTACTGTAGGACAGCAAGGAGTTTAGGCTTGAAAAAGTGTTGAATGATGCTGCAATGGAAGATAAAACAGTAATTCTAACTACTTTGAATGAAGCGTGGGCTTCACCAAATTCAATTATTGATCTCTTTCTTGAGAGCTTCAGATTTGGAGAACACACTCGGAAACTTCTTAATCATTTGGTGATTATTGCGTTGGATATGAAAGCATTTTCTCGATGTTTGGATATACATACACATTGCTTTGCCCTAGTTACTGAAGGAGTCAATTTTTCAAGTGAGGCCTATTTCATGACTCCAGCGTACTTAAAGATGATGTGGAGTAGGATTTTTTTCCTACAATCTGTTCTGGAGTTGGGATTTAACTTTGTTTTCACGGtattccctctctctctccctccctccctccctccccccCTCTCGTACAGGCACACAAATATTCCCATTTGAGGTAGCTGCATATGCATTAACAAACACTTGTAATCATCTTAAGCAGTTGCGCTTAACAATTTCTTCTGTAACTGTGTTTTTATTTATAATCCCCTGTCCAAGGTCTTTTAAGGTCATTAGGTCCATGGTTACCAGTTTTATTCTGCTGATTAACGTTTTTAATAATCATATATTGTAGTTCTAATCCAGAGAACCAACATTTTGTCTATGGCTGGATCTTGGTATTGGCATCTCATAATTTGATGAACGTGTCATTTTGGTGTTTGTGTGTGGTTTGCTTGCTTTGCATGGGAGAATAGTAGTACTTAACTCTGTCTATTGTGTTATTTTGAGGCTTATGGAATCTTAAGGACTAGATAGAGTGAGAAGATACTCCATCatatgatttaattttttttctaagatTATCTCATGTTCAATCCTCAAAAGATAGGAAGTCAAAACCAAATATAACTTATCAGAGGTATTCATAGAGGAAGGATTCTCTACGTGTCTTTTGGATatttttctttgcatttattGGGACATTCACTAGTTTGTGTTTTATCTTCGAGACTTAAACATTGTTGTGGTGATTCACTTATTTAATTATGATACTTAAGTTGTGCCGTTTCCTATTACATTTGTTGCttgtttgatttcatttaaTAACGTGATATTTCATGTAAATATATGTGAACTTTAGAAGTATTTGCTTCATTCATATTTAGTACTTTctgattcattttcttcttccagGATGCTGATGTAATGTGGTTTAGGGATCCATTTCCCCATTTCTACTTCGATGCAGATTTTCAGATTGCTTGTGATCATTTTTCAGGGATATCTGATGGTGTTGAAAACAAACCTAATGGTGGTTTCAAGTTTGTAAGGTCAAATAATCGATCCATAGAGTTCTACAAGTATTGGTACTCATCAAGAGAGAAATTTCCTGGTTTACATGATCAGGATGTACTTAACATAATAAAAAATGGTACTTTTATCCAAGATATTGGactaaaaatgagatttttgaGTACTGCATACTTTGGTGGGTTTTGCGAACCTAGCCGAGATTTAAATGAAGTCTGTACCATGCATGCAAATTGTTGCTTTGGGCTGGATAGTAAACTTCACGATCTCAGGATATTGCTTCAAGATTGGAAAAGCTATATGTCTCTGCCACCTAGATTTAAGGGATCGCCTTTAGTATCATGGAGGGTTCCTCAGAATTGCAGGTTAGTGGGATGCTTATTCTTATCAATTATTGTTGATGGTTGTGCATGGTTTGTGAAGGTTGTTATTAAAACGTTAAATCTCTTAACAATGTCCTTTTTATGGATATCCAGTCTGGATGCACTCCTACACTTTGATTTGCAAAGCGAGGATGAGAAGCAGGAAATGGACAATAATGGGAAGACTGACAAAAGATTATAATAGATAATGTTTCACTAGCTTGGATATTTTATGGTAAGACTGTTTTTTCTTTCAGCCCCTGTCCTTTGCATGTTTTGCTTCTGTTTCTGCAATGTCAAGTGCCTATTCCTGCACTGAATTCTTAAAGCTCCTCCATCTTAACCCAAATGTTGTGTTTAATGGCGCACAAAGATGTGCAAATTTTCTGTACTTGGTAATTGAAACAAAATGTGCTTGCTTAGATTGTATTTAAGTTAAATGACAACTTATGAAAGCCAGTCATTCACCCCCTTTTTGGTTGGTAGCTATTAGTTGTCAATATGTTGCATTGTATAGCTACTATAAATTAGGTAATGTGTGGGATGCATCTTTTAGCTTAAACTACAAAGCATCAGGTGTTTTGTTCCTGTGAACTGATACTCTCTGCCTTTTATTTTatgttgttttattattttattttattttattgtttgtCTCCAGCAGCTTGAACTGATTACCGAAATTCAGAAAAAGTACAGCTCCAGTGCTTTCCAATGCTGCCTTCTTGAAGCTAGGCTGTGAGGAGCCTCTGGCACAAGTTAGGCCCTGGAATAATCCTGAAGTTCCTCACCAGAAATTCATTTCTGTGCCTACAAACCTCGTCTTAAGCTGATTCCTTTGCACGGAGAAATTAGGCTGAGCAGTCTGTGGTGTCAGTTCGCTGCATAGAGTAACTGTTCACCAACAATAGTTTTTGTTGTAAAAATGCAATGATTAGTTGTATATTTGGATAGATATTACTGACCTTTGTAGTACACTTAGAACTAGTGGTAGATCTTTCTGGAAGTAAGCATCATCTCAGGTGATCCAGGGACCATGTTAGGGATTATTATGCTCTTGGTTTTTTGAGAATGGAGCATTGCTTAACAGACTGTATTCTAGAACAACATTATGACATAGGATTACGTGCAAAAATTGAAAGCTTAATTTCGCTGATCAAGtttatgagaaaaaaaaatttgaatgatACAAACAACAGAACGTATAGAAATTCAAGCCCAGCAGCAAATTCCCAAGCATA
This portion of the Coffea eugenioides isolate CCC68of chromosome 11, Ceug_1.0, whole genome shotgun sequence genome encodes:
- the LOC113753314 gene encoding uncharacterized protein At4g15970-like isoform X1, producing the protein MISSSPSSSPLSSAYIFPRRRLSSPSFLPLSSPPPKPPLPSNSGEMKPDVASNSAVYLRRVFTAIVFLSAVVLSCFVLYRATDSVGLKMPMVYYYYYASGNPDLLSDDVSSDNSRLPDSKEFRLEKVLNDAAMEDKTVILTTLNEAWASPNSIIDLFLESFRFGEHTRKLLNHLVIIALDMKAFSRCLDIHTHCFALVTEGVNFSSEAYFMTPAYLKMMWSRIFFLQSVLELGFNFVFTDADVMWFRDPFPHFYFDADFQIACDHFSGISDGVENKPNGGFKFVRSNNRSIEFYKYWYSSREKFPGLHDQDVLNIIKNGTFIQDIGLKMRFLSTAYFGGFCEPSRDLNEVCTMHANCCFGLDSKLHDLRILLQDWKSYMSLPPRFKGSPLVSWRVPQNCSLDALLHFDLQSEDEKQEMDNNGKTDKRL
- the LOC113753314 gene encoding uncharacterized protein At4g15970-like isoform X4; its protein translation is MISSSPSSSPLSSAYIFPRRRLSSPSFLPLSSPPPKPPLPSNSGEMKPDVASNSAVYLRRVFTAIVFLSAVVLSCFVLYRATDSVGLKMPMVYYYYYASGNPDLLSDDVSSDNSRLPDADVMWFRDPFPHFYFDADFQIACDHFSGISDGVENKPNGGFKFVRSNNRSIEFYKYWYSSREKFPGLHDQDVLNIIKNGTFIQDIGLKMRFLSTAYFGGFCEPSRDLNEVCTMHANCCFGLDSKLHDLRILLQDWKSYMSLPPRFKGSPLVSWRVPQNCSLDALLHFDLQSEDEKQEMDNNGKTDKRL
- the LOC113753314 gene encoding uncharacterized protein LOC113753314 isoform X2, translated to MISSSPSSSPLSSAYIFPRRRLSSPSFLPLSSPPPKPPLPSNSGEMKPDVASNSAVYLRRVFTAIVFLSAVVLSCFVLYRATDSVGLKMPMVYYYYYASGNPDLLSDDVSSDNSRLPDSKEFRLEKVLNDAAMEDKTVILTTLNEAWASPNSIIDLFLESFRFGEHTRKLLNHLVIIALDMKAFSRCLDIHTHCFALVTEGVNFSSEAYFMTPAYLKMMWSRIFFLQSVLELGFNFVFTDADVMWFRDPFPHFYFDADFQIACDHFSGISDGVENKPNGGFKFVRILLQDWKSYMSLPPRFKGSPLVSWRVPQNCSLDALLHFDLQSEDEKQEMDNNGKTDKRL
- the LOC113753314 gene encoding uncharacterized protein At4g15970-like isoform X3, encoding MPPGTLTYSLTMFPLIILVCRKEFRLEKVLNDAAMEDKTVILTTLNEAWASPNSIIDLFLESFRFGEHTRKLLNHLVIIALDMKAFSRCLDIHTHCFALVTEGVNFSSEAYFMTPAYLKMMWSRIFFLQSVLELGFNFVFTDADVMWFRDPFPHFYFDADFQIACDHFSGISDGVENKPNGGFKFVRSNNRSIEFYKYWYSSREKFPGLHDQDVLNIIKNGTFIQDIGLKMRFLSTAYFGGFCEPSRDLNEVCTMHANCCFGLDSKLHDLRILLQDWKSYMSLPPRFKGSPLVSWRVPQNCSLDALLHFDLQSEDEKQEMDNNGKTDKRL